The Amblyomma americanum isolate KBUSLIRL-KWMA chromosome 2, ASM5285725v1, whole genome shotgun sequence genome contains the following window.
tgagcgcagcaaacgcgcactCTCGGCACCTTCGCCCGCAACTTTCTCGGGGATGGCTTTGCACCAAGAATGCGACGCGCACGGGAAGACCCGGCCGCTATTTTTGGCGCATGCAAATTTTCACCGCCGATGCCTCCGAAGTCCCGCCCCTGCCCTAGCCGGTAAGTCAGAAAGCCTTCTTACgaagccttctatttccgaggaatgcctcgctGATGTTTTggagctagctggcccgctctgtgtattatttgcaagtgtaataaatagcatatgggTGTTCCCGCTTTGCCGCCCGTCCCTAACCCCTCTGCTGTTAGCGAGCGgcaacgctgcatccgcggagtgggagtgcggggctTAAGGCTGTCCTTCATATTTCCACAAAGTAAAGAATGGCACGCACAAGTTTTTTCGTTACGAATTTTTAAATACTCAAAGAAAGCAAAACTTTATGCACTAGATGTGACAATTTGATTAAAAACCTAATTTTCAACTCATTTTGATAAGTCTAGCACAGTATAAAGTGCACAAAATGTTAACAAAATAATATATGCATTACTTGGGTACTGCTATTATTGAGCAACATGTCCCTCAACGTGACCGGAAATGTGTGGGAAGTATGCGGCTTACGCTGTCCCGGCAGGTGGCTTTTCTCATAGCTACCGGTGGGGCTTGAgtcccaggttgctgttcccgagcaacctctcgcgaccaatcagtcATTGCCCACGGTAGCTAGTTCGCTCACAATCAGGTGGCTAGGTTGTTTTGACGTCACTAGGTCAGATGACTTAGGTGGCACATGGGCCACCTGCTTCACCGCTCACAAGGACGACGAGCAGGACAccgacgacgccagattttcaaCAGAACGGAAGCTTGACACTATTGCGTTAATATTGGCAGTGTTGGGTGGAAATTGTGTAGGCGTTTCCTTTAGCAAAATATGTGATCTTGTTTGCGTAACTTTCCTAAATAGCTTAACTAAGCTTCTCAGTTTCATGGTTCGTACGAAGCCTTACAAaaagaaattggcggtggtttagctctggttaaacctggagtgatacGATgggtacagctggccgagtggaacttgctcagttgaattgcaatgtcagtctttcgccgctccgtttctctaggcgttccttcttcttcttcttccctcttgacacggcgcatgcgcacagctgttgcagctcggtttcgccggagcgccgcgccgccggaagcAGCAGCTTCcccgtaccacgtgaccagccatgtggcTGGTGACGTGACcaggcacggcgccgcgccgccggcaggtgctcgacaccacgtgatagcgtgacggcgccaagggtgtgacattcccgtagagccaatggggacgattttgaaatgcgacggtggcggtgcctgggagttggcggtaaaggcataaattgctcaaaactttttgaaacaagctcagccaagccaatccagaaaaatccaatatggcggcgtttgtttacctggctggttgcgggcggttgctcgcgcgttcgtggtgctggcggccgctagctcgatgcaagcttcgtaaatactggtgacttgctgctcccgcgctgcattcccgcttgatttcctaagtacttacgacatctgcttacccgcttttgcatttcgatgtgtctgttgaggcagcacggtgcatggtggcgagcggcgcggccagcgcggctgattagcagctgcttagggcgctcgctcgagtaccaaaaacgtaaatagttttctccaaagaacagtttattaaaggaaacatcagtagtgacaatcgatgtacaaaagtgattttaggcatcttgggcattgcaatatcagtgacaatcgttctaaaaatcaaaattaataaattccattatggaaacctagaacacatgagcgaGTGCACAGAGAATATATACAGGGTACAAAGAGGTAAGGTACTACCAAGGTAGGTCCGGTACATATAAGCATGTGCTACATTCATGTAGCATATGCTTTTGTGCAGGTTCAGATGAACAGCAGTGAAGTACAACATCCGAGATGTATTGAAATGTATCTGTCTGTGGCTATGCATACACACATACAGAGAAGGGCAGCGAAAAGTTTCAGCCTTTCACTCGTTGCATCAGACTAAGGACaacataatatgctgcagtgctataacttagtaaacagatgccatgaaaagaacttaggtaaccttgggcacgtttagctcttggcagatgagttacaggcttgcatgctttaggacacagctcgtctgccatgccctattttggtttctttgttttgtagataccaaggggaggaagatgcaaccagggcaggccgagaattgtgtggagaagcgactttatgaaaattctctgaacagttgtggccgtggctggtgacgaacagtaattggaggtcattaattcagcttgcgatgacacattggggtgtaacaaaatatgcgtgcgtataaataactcatctgagaaatgaaaacgcacagggttcgtaacaggccagtaatgtttctctatgtggcgttatactgcatctaccacaatgtccagttattatattactgaatggtaaattgcaagtggtccgtgtactgtacagtatctgcaaacgcttatggacgccacacagttcagcgtaatgcgccggccgctgctattgtgcccctcatgacccatgtgttgctccaaaaggtgaaaccccaaacgctacaacttccagaaggaaaaaaaaagcaactacaaatagcaccgcagcatatttcgagcacgcttgtattggacaccagaaaacatgtcaaacatttttcatcttatgcgtacacccctcttaaatgttacagagccgagcacctgagccagtccgcgtttgctgcctgtgggttctgctctctgtttcatacatcaggtgcaatgctgtcaaagctagcgctcttgtttgcgctgcctgcatccatgaccaaaaagtagtgcgttccttgtggtgagcgaaacatggtgaatgctttgcctacaggcttactacatgacgcatttgtcatgagcttgattaaatgcactgttattgctgacgacacgctgttgctttgtcaatcctcagaccactcggccacaaaacaagcacggaataacatacctcccttcatttttccttgctgattactttcgtacatttcactgtgttgtaccttatgtatgaaatgaactgtagctatcaccaattttcccagcagcataacagagggcaagccatgaccagaggttgccaagttatataccacaagaactcctgggttccgcagagcactttttggtttttgcgagcacctgaatcgatgtatgcttcaacattatggtgtgcttcacaaatttactttttgcacaaatggcactgttactgatcataagaactatggttagcatacagccagtcattaactgaattctggcattccttgaagggcactgagcctgtatacttgtcacgcaggaagaaagagaagccaaaacaaaacggtttccctagcacctcttgtaagttgttagcattcagcaatattaatttgagaaccaatggtcatagcaatgctcatactaacaaggcacacaaggcttctagaaggcaaacttgtactttgtaaaagaagtaacgcagcaggagcaaaagcagtcagtacAGTATATGTGCAATCGGAGCAGAATTATGGATAAACAGGTACATAAATActtatatacataaaaaataaatagtacaacaaaaagttaaagagagagcacatgtgtagtaagtaggcagcattaaaaatccaaatacaataatatcctaacacagtgcctcatgaatttagccggctaatttgcgcctctttctggcgggagcactctgttttgtttttgacgtcatgctcctgtttaaaaaggaaaggtgccaatgcagccttgtgcggcagaataatttaaggaattttattttgcagcctaatgaacagaaaacagcttgctggttaggcatcctctcaacaagattcctggacacattggacaaatgagcacagcaggagatttcttttctgaaggccgaatccaatttctttatataatttagacatgcctcagaagttgcggcaattgactggaaaaggtgctcgggaacaccattctccttgagtagtgcaaagaattggtgtcgtccatggagagagccaccgtctgctgcaaggagtgttccctcacatgtgcattctgtggttctctggtcaagaaagctcttcacaagagtgccagcgacatggtacacaacattttcgtatactatgtcaggggcatcttgtgaagacgcctgcaagtcagatgaacctgagccttgctgcctgctgtggcttgtgcttggagtgctgcttggtgacaatactgcagaaacactctccaagttggtgaggaacgcatgtgttgtcacttcgcagtttccttgcgaaagtttgaaaagttggccaatccaaatatgttttacagcagccacgaattggtacacattaggtgtctcattgcagccatgtttttgacgaactattgcaaaaaaattttccaacggatcctgctgcaaccgacgagtgaaaagatgagtgtaatcgaaatctgcctttagatctgtccacagcagaagtaaggctttgattgtaatctgccaacctttgatggtgtgtggttgcttgtccagaggaccaccaaaatgccattgggcgatccaatctatgcacgactcaaggaagacatgatgttccgagccttctgtcattgcgtaccgcaacttgtcgtcctgctttttcagggccgaactgttcaggcagtcaaaaagcttatccatcctttccgtgaactctgctgtaaattttgcatcaacaggaagctcttgaatggcaatgagagtgaggagtgccacagatacggattcgctgaacacttgtgtggcgtacttcactctcatgtcagcaaagggcatcctgtagatgtgttgctcttttagtttttttgccaatctgcttttgagatgctcaactggtgttttggaggcccgatcaatgtgacgagtttttttgtaaagggtttcgatgtgtgtccagtcaacaacctcagagccaatggtgagcttatgtcgtcgcaaattatttcttgtgcatttgattaggtgtggggtgtcaaacatgaagtatattttgcggttgttgacaacaaaatatggttcatggatagaatggatgagcattcttgacagactcacattgttcgacccttgatcacaaatgaccgctttcaccagaagacctttggtttgaagctgctgaattaaatctaatagcagcttgcgcattgcaagaactgaagttgcattgtgggacgctgcaaaggctactggctgcatccaacttcttgatatgccagacaccgccataacaagggctatgtttgccacacgagaagtcctagtattcccatcatctgtgaagccaattacaatatcttttgattgatcatacatcaaattttttttcaaggatatttcatcgaataaaagacagcatgctttgtcttgtagtggccaatcttttgtaattgattctattgcatccatggcacctggaatgataccaggtgtcattgggatgtctgccagccagcgccttagcgtcctcacatgtggcaaatggagcatttctctgaggaagcgataagcttttggagagtgaaagaacaaattgagagcgaattgtttcatttgttttgaccagtgctttttggatttcggaaatgagcagagcctgatttgagctttaaccaattcaaaaaggtcttgtggcaaatgcggttcaagcttgttgagagcctcctgctgcgttactcgccttgtgtcgtgccttttcctaaaccgactcagtgcctttcggtacctgtcgcttcgagaatgcaacttctcgaagcgctttttggtgcgaggggtgtacacaactgcgcccttcctccgccgactcttgggcgttcctgatgctggtgtcatcactggctgtctgacactctctttggcaccgctgaggccactaggaccaacttcagctgcaaaaaatatataaaaaaagcatatttatgtttgcctcagagcgagacctacatctacatccctcacaaaatcaagattagggtgcagtcacagggctacaggttgccaaacttgcagggcaatgtttttgtgtgaaatgatgaatacagtcgtgccccgttaatatgaTCCTCGCTGATAGGGACAGTTTTTTCTGGCGACCAACTTTACGCCTCGCTTAAATGGAAACTAGTTGCTCGTAATACAGACAGGGTAATAGTTAATGGATCTCATTGTTATCCATGTGTTTTGCCTGCTTAATATTCAGAGCAATTTTTCATGACAAGCTTGAGTTAAGCAAATGGAAAAAACCAGAAATATTTATGTGCAGTAAAGCGATACCTACACGCTGTTACGGGCCTGCCGATACCCATCATGATTATATCAAGGTTACCGATGCATACTTTTTCATTGCAGTGGAAGGTTGTAGTTTGCAATAAATTCTAATGTTTTCTTGAGTACTTACCATAATCAGGTGAGTCCCATGATGCTGATGCAATCACTCTGATGGGTGTGCTTTGGGCAGCACCtgtcaaataaataaacacactgtGGGAGGCTTCAACCAAGTATTTTAATTCTCAGGTGCACATTTTTAGCCTGGCTACGCAGCGTGTATGTGAATGGTAAGCAACAGGCTAGTGAAGCAATTTCCACAACAAGTACCTGAGAAGGCTATCCAATGTTTTCATTGAGCTGAATGAAAAATtacctgtaaatataattctgtacagataacacaggggtccaccacgtaaacaatgcattcatacatatgcacacagaaaaatatatgaaatactagttggtgagcataaagttaacacttgtttcttctcttctgaaacAAATGTCTGGCATCCGAAGTAGTGGTACAGTAAGATGTGCCGACGTGCACCTAATTATTGCACACCACGACATAATTGCACACTGCTGCTATTGCAGAGGGTTAATTTATTACGTGCAAATCTGCAGCAATAGTGCTGCAGTCCATTGTTGAATTTTCATAGATTATCACTGCACTATTAGTGCATTGCACCTACCTTCTTCGTCAGCTGGGGGAGGGGGCGTAGTCTGCACATCAGTGAGCTGCGGGGCACGTGAAGAGTGTGGGTCGTCTGCAATTAAACGACCGCTTAGACACTCCCAATCTAAAGAAATCAGCCAGCAAAGTAATtacatatgtttatttttttgtgctatgacagagccctcagcataagtaatactgcattacagggttagcctgaaccaaatgaaaagttcttcatttcaagctgtaatgtaaaacagatcctgacttagtgcacctacctgtgtcatggacagcagaatctgcaccagcaattgtgcctagcccaagtgttgatggcaacggcaagtagtctgaaatataggtaccacttagttactcccaaggaaaacaaaccaactggtgtagtgagacattaggaatgttttcctatgcaagattgcaggaagacttaccgtgaccaagcatgacttccactggtgcagcagtggactgtagtggtgaagcggattcaatgcctatgcgaacaaggaaaaaaagatagccaatcaagctctgcatagaagcaccttctgctcagtgcacagtatggccttgatgttctatttggaacggtttctcttgctgggagttagtgtgatcttaaattgggcttaaatcgtttttgtgagtttgtaggcagttacgattaaaaaggaaaaatttgtgcgatcaatataccgcgacatacaaaatagcgcagcagcacacaggaagaagaatgaaaacacacaaacgaacactttactgtgaaccacgaggccataaattcacttgatgtgcattgtaggaaatacaaatcaaactgcaaacctatctatgaagcgtgcaatgtcaccactattaatgcttgcaaacttattcccgaaatcattcaggaagaaatcagatagcctaagtgacatgtgcatcgctaaatatcctggcgggttgctcctcaaagaaccatttttaccttagaaaccggtaaaatgtttaccctccatgcttgcacaatatgcggccacttcatgtataattaccgcctcgtgtgtcacaataagctgctggcagtttgtgcgtgtgtgtgttctttcttgaccctgtgtgctattttggagtgaattcgcgcagtctgccctctattcaccgcagcgaacagtaagtaataatgacaagaatactaaacatagagttataaaaattattttcctcactgctgctggagtgcactatccagcatctgattgttaatatggttaagagaaatttaagctacaacatggtacacaactgcagtctgatgcaactgaaacaatggccacatgacattgaagcaggaaagttttgtgcccgggaagtgatgtttgcagttagcctctatgaatgcaattgttccctttggtcttacatttacaggatgggtttttctgaaaatagtgccctcaccttgtgccgcacctccttcatagaaatctgcaacaaaaaagccacaggatatactgagggatcaagcttgggaagaatttactgggagaggaattttgcttacccgggtgcaccaaggctctcagacgaggctcatgcaccttcacggaagggactgcttcatgcgtgagccttgtgcaggcatcactagtgaagcaatccctcgtgaagtgctttgagcagagcctgtatgttttgtagaccttttcccttggtgtctccaggagttcaagcctattggcatatttcagccaaatggagaatctgaaaaacagccaaacaacatgatttcatacattttaaaggtttgcatacctcacttcaggaatgcttattagcatctccttacacagcaaaggggtacgaacattatataacatatatgcgtgaaaacaactgtggcaggatgcaagcaaaataagacagcagtttgtaacaatgtgccacagcctgctagtctattgctatgctggccaatcgaaacgatgaatgaaatcacctttttaatgtctggctatgatcgacaagccagaacctttaaaattcttgagcttatgttttcttttgtgatctgcttttggtttaggtaacaataactagttctttgttccaactgctttttgggtgcggcataattttgtgcagcagatagaaatggggacagagcttcactgcagacttaagctctaTCTGATCATAGCAATTATTCCACTCACACTTTTCTCTAGGTAACTGCATACTAACCACCACCCATGATTCGTTCTTTTCTAATTCCTCCATTAAACACAAGTGCCAATGTAGCTATACTATGGCAGACAGCTGCTTGCCCACAAATTTGAAGTCTGGATTAAGAACAGCAGGTAAATGAACCAGTAGGCACAGTTTTTCATCTTTTGCTTTCACTGTGATCAAATGGGAAGTGTGAAAGGGATGTGAGCAGAACATCaacaggaaacactgctctttcaagaaactgaaggtgcaggcaaatagcatgggtccagaagaaggggaaaaaagtgcttaagcaagggaaatgtcccaaaaaagacacagacaagaagaaagcgaccttcgccttcccctcacccacccgccggaaacgagcgtttccggcgtactaggcgaaactatttgcgagcttcccaaaagctgtcaaggacaaggcgcgagataagagacatatgtgaggagatgggaataatgcggagagttcagagccctccaaggtcagtcgtgcgccccgcgagcgagcagcgtagaggacagccggggtggagtgtggagcgaaatttacaatgctggagcggcagcactacggtaggcaatagtttcgagaaacgcttccacggagtacatgggtggttgagcgcggatatcgcgaggaaaagctccggtaaaagtaagaaaaacaagaccggcggactttctatatgcggctcacggcgtgcaatggactttcagcgcggtgtccaacactagtggtgttagtctgaacagctcgataatttatgtgacgtgcatcactgctgcagaaaccatgcacgaacacgcaagaaataatattcaagcgcgctgaactccgtaaagaaacagccaaactgagcattacaattactccgctgacgacgctataggcacagaagttagaatattcatatttaaaatacactctgagggcaccggaatctgcggggaataagcttttaaaggcagcgagaaaagtcagtgagtcagacacacacacacacacacatgcgaacaagcaagcaaggtaactaacggtcccacgcttatgagaggcaacggctgttgggccatctcaaactgcagcaccttcccttaattttgctttaatgtccttaaacgtacttatcaaactcatctcgcaaaaccaaagccactgcagtaaacagcgccaggtaaaactagttctattccgtcggcaatttcaaatggtaacgaccaagggcggtcaaaacaaaggcacaacggtcgccaacggctatgcaaagagggatacgatagtcagtgaattcataaatacctgtggtcagaaggaaatctgaagagatgttctccactcttgccggatgtgctgcaccacttcgcgcaaCAATACATATGCGACATGACGCTGAGGACGTTAATCACGCTGGTCCAGTGCGCACGTCGCGTCGGCAGTCGCTCGCGTAGTTTcggtatgcttgcgccggtcgctgtcgtctgctgccactgcgctgcagcgttgcccgcggcggcgctggcggcgcagacgcgttgtgtcattttcgcaatttatttctttgatatactatttttaatgcttacgactggttatattttcattcataagcatgtttgtgttgtctactatggtcgagaaattttactttttattaggcttgactccagccgcgtttgccgcCAGATActaggatcgctgcaatcgttccgaccgtggcgacacttacggcacggacgcgcaacttgcaacatgccacagcactgacgGCGCGGCCACGGGgagacggcgccgccacgctgaaggctcgacatcctaccgtaatgtagctatcgctacaaaattggaggggacacattTGCTGCGCCTGAAGGGCACGACGCGATAGCGTGAGTTTGTTAATGCTTATATATGCGCAATGGGCAATTCTTGACTTCACATTCATGGggccctcataccactcttgaCACAGTGCTGCACCGGTTAAGGGgtgctccactgccctgcgatggcaggtggtgcaACTAGTGGAACTTGCGAAACCCAGGTGgctgttcccgagcaacctctcccggcaattattaatttaactgccacctgacacaCAGTGGTTAGTTTGCTCATAACCCGATGGGCTAATTGTAATGAcgacacaaggtcacgtggcataGGTGGCCCACTTAGGCTGTTTCTCCACTCTCGCTCATGTGCCACATATCATATGCGTGCTGCCAGGCCTCAAACGACGATGCCGGATAATTTTTtgcggccggggggggggggactaacgctgtcgcgttaaaaacggTGGTTACGCTTAAGTCAGTTTAAGAGTACAATGAGACTGCATTTAGATTTCACATTATTCGCAGCTTGTGCTGCAAGTACTGTGTACGTCGGAGTGTCTTTGCAACATTCGGTCCATCGGCCGTCTTTTTCTGTCTGCTATCTACTGTAGCTAGTATCCTTTAAGCTCTCATGGTGCTGAGAATTGTATATTGCACATTGGTTTTGGATTTGTGATTTTGATTTTCTCTCTAAGTAGTTGATGACCCAGTGTGACGTCTCAAGGTCACATTACATCTATCGCACATAGAATTGAATTTTCATGGCGGGCAggtgctcacaatccggtggccaggttgccacGTGCAGCGGTGGGCAGGTTACGACGTCACAAGTTGACATGACCCATCTCGACCAATGAGGTGTGTTCATCAGCACAGGTTGTGATGGCATCACAAGGTCGCGTGCCTtatctcgaccaatcagcgaatttcctAACATTAGATGACGGACTTTGCTCCTGgcgtgaactctaatgctatcgcatcacaGCTGTGCTCGGCAAAGGGCATGACGTATAAAAATaattggccgtggtttagctctggttaaacctggagtgacgcgatagctacagctggacaAGTGGAACTtgcaaaatcagtctttcgccgctccgtttcgctgggcgttccttcatcttcgtcgcacttgacacggcgcatgcgcacagctgtggcagctcggtttcgccggcgcaccgcgccgccggcagcagcaggtgctccgcatcacgtgaccagccacgtgaccaaccacattatgaaccacgtgatcagccagggcaccgcgctggcggcagctgctccgcaccacgtgaccaaccaagtgtCAGCGTGACAGAAATgtcaccgtaatgtagctatcgcaacaAAACTTCAAACTTACAGCGGCTGCCCATATGCGGTGTACCATCTGACCATACTTAATGGTGGCCCAAAGGCCTCGCACGATTAGTGCACGGCGTCGGTCATTCAACCTGTGCGTCTTCCTCGCAAAGAACATTTCATAACGGCGTTCGCGAGTAGCACTCTGGACGAGCTTCTCGAAGGCGCACATGTAATC
Protein-coding sequences here:
- the LOC144122084 gene encoding uncharacterized protein LOC144122084 isoform X1 — encoded protein: MTQRVCAASAAAGNAAAQWQQTTATGASIPKLRERLPTRRAHWTSVINVLSVMSHMYCCAKWCSTSGKSGEHLFRFPSDHRFSIWLKYANRLELLETPREKVYKTYRLCSKHFTRDCFTSDACTRLTHEAVPSVKVHEPRLRALVHPDFYEGGAAQGIESASPLQSTAAPVEVMLGHDYLPLPSTLGLGTIAGADSAVHDTDDPHSSRAPQLTDVQTTPPPPADEEGAAQSTPIRVIASASWDSPDYGKYSRKH
- the LOC144122084 gene encoding uncharacterized protein LOC144122084 isoform X2 produces the protein MTQRVCAASAAAGNAAAQWQQTTATGASIPKLRERLPTRRAHWTSVINVLSVMSHMYCCAKWCSTSGKSGEHLFRFPSDHRFSIWLKYANRLELLETPREKVYKTYRLCSKHFTRDCFTSDACTRLTHEAVPSVKVHEPRLRALVHPDFYEGGAAQGIESASPLQSTAAPVEVMLGHDYLPLPSTLGLGTIAGADSAVHDTDDPHSSRAPQLTDVQTTPPPPADEEVCLFI